The proteins below come from a single Mycolicibacterium sp. TY81 genomic window:
- a CDS encoding acyl-CoA carboxylase subunit epsilon has protein sequence MSGDVQTPEEAVEAPVAPLFQVVKGNPSDEELAALVTVLASASGGGAAEAGDRNDWGHPVSKLRYAYTSWQLVTLVERTFIRR, from the coding sequence GTGAGCGGCGACGTGCAGACCCCGGAAGAGGCCGTGGAAGCGCCCGTCGCGCCGCTGTTCCAGGTCGTCAAGGGCAACCCGTCCGACGAGGAGCTCGCTGCTCTGGTGACGGTGCTGGCCAGCGCCTCCGGTGGCGGTGCCGCCGAGGCCGGCGACCGCAACGACTGGGGCCACCCGGTCTCCAAGCTGCGGTACGCGTACACCAGCTGGCAGCTGGTGACGTTGGTGGAGCGCACCTTCATCCGTCGATGA